In one Chionomys nivalis chromosome 13, mChiNiv1.1, whole genome shotgun sequence genomic region, the following are encoded:
- the Zkscan8 gene encoding zinc finger protein with KRAB and SCAN domains 8: MAAESRKPSSAPSPPDQTPEEDLVIVKIEEDHGWDEESSMHENSTAGQELFRLRFRQLCYQETLGPREALIQLRALCHQWLRPDLNSKEQILELLVLEQFLTILPGELQTLVKEHQLENGEEVVTLLEDLQRQINILGQPVSAHTHGHRVLWEEVVPSESAPEPPSTQFRPMATKHKPAAPQKPQDRGERPDFTSKAMSASQSRTPSQKRSSGDQVTARLLTAGFQTLEKIEDMAVSLIREEWLLDPSQKDLNRDNRPEKYRNMFSLDGETRSENKEFFSKQVISTGIQPHGQTTAKCNGDVIVGLAHGETQDRLERQQGNPTQERRHKCDECGKSFAQNSGLVRHWRIHTGEKPYQCNVCSKAFSYRSALLSHQDIHNKVKRYHCKECGKAFSQNTGLILHQRIHTGEKPYQCNQCGKAFSQSAGLILHQRIHSGERPYECNECGKAFSHSSHLIGHQRIHTGEKPYECDECGKTFRRSSHLIGHQRSHTGEKPYKCNECGRAFSQKSGLIEHQRIHTGERPYKCKECGKAFNGNTGLIQHLRIHTGEKPYQCSECGKAFIQRSSLIRHQRIHTGEKPETTGV, encoded by the exons ATGGCTGCAGAATCAAGAAAGCCTTCTTCGGCCCCATCTCCACCAGACCAGACTCCTGAAGAGGATCTTGTAATTGTCAAGATAGAGGAGGATCATGGTTGGGATGAGGAATCTAGCATGCATGAAAATAGTACTGCTGGCCAAGAACTGTTTCGCCTACGTTTCAGGCAGCTATGCTACCAGGAGACTCTAGGACCCCGGGAAGCTCTGATCCAGCTACGAGCACTTTGCCATCAGTGGCTGCGGCCAGACTTGAACAGCAAGGAGCAGATCCTGGAGCTGCTGGTGCTGGAGCAGTTCCTGACCATCCTGCCAGGGGAGCTGCAGACTCTGGTGAAGGAACACCAGTTAGAAAATGGAGAGGAGGTAGTGACCCTGTTGGAGGACTTGCAAAGGCAGATTAATATCCTAGGACAACCA GTCTCAGCTCATACACATGGGCACAGAGTTCTCTGGGAGGAAGTCGTACCTTCAGAATCTGCACCAGAACCTCCAAGTACTCAGTTCCGACCCATGGCAACCAAACATAAACCTGCAGCGCCCCAAAAGCCAcaggacagaggagagaggcCAGATTTCACTTCTAAGG CCATGTCTGCTTCTCAGAGTCGTACTCCTTCCCAGAAAAGAAGTTCTGGAGATCAGGTGACAGCTAGACTTCTCACTGCAGGGTTCCAG aCTTTGGAAAAGATTGAAGACATGGCTGTGTCTCTTATTCGAGAAGAGTGGCTTCTTGATCCATCACAGAAGGATCTGAATAGAGATAACAGGCCCGAGAAATACAGAAACATGTTCTCCCTGG atgGTGAGACCAGGAGTGAGAACAAGGAATTCTTTTCAAAACAGGTAATATCAACCGGAATCCAGCCTCATGGACAAACAACTGCCAAGTGCAACGGGGATGTTATCGTGGGTCTTGCGCATGGAGAAACCCAAGACAGATTAGAGAGGCAGCAGGGAAATCCCACACAAGAGAGACGGCATAAATGTGATGAATGTGGGAAAAGCTTTGCTCAGAACTCAGGCCTTGTTCGACACTGGAGaatccacactggagagaaaccctatcaatgTAATGTCTGCAGTAAAGCCTTCAGCTATAGGTCAGCCCTTCTTTCCCATCAGGACATCCACAACAAAGTGAAGCGCTATCACTGTAAAGAATGTGGTAAGGCCTTCAGTCAGAACACAGGCCTGATCCTGCACCAGAGAATCCACACCGGGGAGAAGCCCTATCagtgtaatcagtgtggtaaggcctttagTCAGAGCGCAGGCCTTATTTTGCACCAGAGAATCCACAGTGGGGAGAGACCGTATGAATGTAATGAATGTGGAAAAGCTTTCAGTCATAGTTCACACCTCATTGGACACCAGAGAATCCACACTGGGGAGAAACCCTATGAGTGTGATGAGTGTGGGAAAACATTCAGACGCAGCTCCCATCTTATTGGCCATCAAAGAAGCCACACTGgggagaaaccttacaaatgcaaTGAGTGTGGGAGGGCCTTCAGTCAGAAATCAGGCCTGATTGAACATCAGAGAATCCATACTGGAGAAAGACCGTACAAGTGTAAAGAATGTGGGAAAGCTTTCAATGGGAACACTGGTCTCATTCAGCATCTGAGAATACATACAGGGGAGAAGCCCTATCAATGCAgtgagtgtgggaaagcctttatTCAGAGATCGAGCCTCATTCGACATCAGAGAATCCACACTGGAGAAAAGCCTGAAACCACAGGAGTTTAG